In Streptomyces ambofaciens ATCC 23877, a single genomic region encodes these proteins:
- a CDS encoding ATP-binding protein, with amino-acid sequence MERETTPQLSRRLGRADLRAVPESRRALRELLRHWGGPGRSEIAELLTSELVTNALVHTGEGAVLTATVGPRALRVEVRDFVARPPRPRSPDPEESTNGRGLVLVESLADDWGVRPCETGEPGKSVWFELDAEAA; translated from the coding sequence GAGAGGGAGACGACGCCACAGCTCAGCCGACGGCTCGGGCGGGCGGACCTGCGGGCGGTGCCCGAGAGCCGGCGAGCGCTGCGTGAGCTGCTGCGGCACTGGGGCGGGCCCGGACGGTCGGAGATCGCGGAACTGCTCACCAGCGAGCTCGTCACCAACGCGCTGGTGCACACCGGCGAAGGGGCCGTGCTGACCGCCACGGTCGGGCCGCGCGCGCTGCGGGTCGAGGTGCGGGACTTCGTCGCCCGGCCGCCCCGGCCGCGCTCGCCCGATCCGGAGGAGAGCACCAACGGCAGAGGGCTGGTCCTCGTGGAGTCCCTCGCCGACGACTGGGGCGTGCGGCCGTGCGAGACGGGCGAGCCGGGCAAGTCGGTCTGGTTCGAACTGGACGCCGAGGCCGCCTGA
- a CDS encoding DUF2637 domain-containing protein, with product MRLTDISLNWLLPGAVLLLGMLAAVAVLARGKRSSGKDAGADDSWERMEERRRRKEALYGTFSYVLLFCCAAVAAALSFHGLVGFGEQNLGLTGGWQYLVPFGLDGAAMFCSVLAVREASHGDAALGSRILVWTFAFAAAWFNWVHAPRGLGHAGAPHFFAGMSLSAAVLFDRALKQTRRAALREQGLVPRPLPQIRMVRWLRAPRETYRAWSLMLLEGVRSLDEAVDEVRDDRRRKEETKQRRREQERLERAQLKAISRGHGHRGFPGRGGRPVEVEVQQVERGAERATAEPAISTPDPLPVRQRPSLQPVRGGTDQVTVDLTAEDDTQALPRLDSLERKLKDLEQQFG from the coding sequence ATGAGATTGACCGACATATCGCTGAACTGGCTGCTTCCGGGCGCCGTGCTGCTCCTGGGCATGCTGGCGGCGGTGGCGGTGCTCGCGCGCGGCAAGCGTTCCTCGGGGAAGGACGCGGGCGCGGACGACTCGTGGGAGCGCATGGAGGAGCGCCGCAGGCGCAAGGAGGCCCTCTACGGCACCTTCTCCTATGTCCTGCTCTTCTGCTGCGCCGCGGTCGCCGCGGCGCTCTCCTTCCACGGTCTGGTCGGCTTCGGCGAGCAGAACCTCGGCCTGACCGGCGGCTGGCAGTACCTGGTCCCGTTCGGCCTCGACGGCGCGGCGATGTTCTGCTCCGTCCTCGCGGTGCGCGAGGCCAGCCACGGTGACGCGGCGCTCGGCTCCCGCATACTCGTGTGGACCTTCGCCTTCGCGGCCGCGTGGTTCAACTGGGTGCACGCGCCCCGCGGCCTCGGTCACGCGGGTGCCCCGCACTTCTTCGCGGGCATGTCCCTGTCGGCGGCGGTGCTGTTCGACCGGGCCCTGAAGCAGACCCGCCGGGCCGCACTGCGCGAGCAGGGCCTCGTGCCGCGTCCGCTCCCGCAGATCCGCATGGTCCGCTGGCTGCGGGCCCCCAGGGAGACGTACCGCGCCTGGTCGCTGATGCTCCTGGAGGGCGTGCGCAGCCTCGACGAGGCGGTCGACGAGGTGCGCGACGACCGGCGTCGCAAGGAAGAGACCAAGCAGCGCCGGCGCGAGCAGGAGCGCCTGGAGCGGGCGCAGCTCAAGGCGATCAGCCGGGGCCACGGGCACCGGGGCTTCCCCGGCCGCGGCGGTCGGCCGGTCGAGGTCGAGGTGCAGCAGGTCGAGCGGGGTGCCGAACGGGCCACTGCGGAGCCTGCCATATCGACCCCGGACCCCCTGCCCGTGCGCCAGCGGCCCTCGCTGCAGCCCGTCCGCGGCGGAACTGACCAGGTGACCGTCGACCTCACCGCGGAGGACGACACCCAGGCACTGCCGCGCCTGGACTCCCTGGAGCGCAAGCTCAAGGACCTGGAGCAGCAGTTCGGTTAG
- a CDS encoding (2Fe-2S)-binding protein: MPVTRTAFADAYARLSEVLPGLGVTELDADGDLPCDGGWVPAGSLAAGGAELEAFLAWDDAQVLRDYGQRARPDVIASFGLHRYAWPACLLITVPWFLHRRVPRYPAAQVAYDRSAAGLPLGRMAVRAAGFACLPGDPAAALPGARVVADEEALRAEVRASVAEHLEPVLAGFGPRMRRRGRALWGMATDEVVEGLWYVAHLLGEQERARHELELLLPGATKPYVGDAAFRELTGPDGESLHTRDRASCCMFYTLRPKDTCATCPRTCDADRVGKLLATAV; the protein is encoded by the coding sequence ATGCCTGTCACCCGCACGGCCTTCGCGGACGCCTACGCGCGCCTGTCCGAGGTCCTCCCGGGACTGGGCGTCACCGAGCTGGACGCCGACGGCGACCTGCCGTGCGACGGCGGGTGGGTCCCGGCCGGCTCGCTCGCCGCGGGCGGGGCGGAACTGGAGGCGTTCCTCGCCTGGGACGACGCCCAGGTGCTGCGGGACTACGGGCAGCGGGCCCGGCCGGACGTGATCGCGAGCTTCGGTCTGCACCGGTACGCGTGGCCGGCCTGTCTGCTGATCACCGTGCCGTGGTTCCTGCACCGCCGGGTCCCCCGCTATCCCGCGGCCCAGGTCGCCTACGACCGCTCCGCCGCCGGCCTGCCCCTCGGCCGCATGGCCGTGCGGGCCGCCGGTTTCGCCTGCCTGCCGGGCGATCCGGCCGCCGCCCTGCCCGGTGCCCGTGTGGTCGCCGACGAGGAGGCGCTGCGGGCCGAGGTGCGGGCCTCCGTGGCGGAGCACCTGGAGCCGGTGCTGGCGGGTTTCGGACCGCGCATGCGGCGGCGCGGACGCGCCCTGTGGGGCATGGCGACCGACGAGGTCGTGGAGGGCCTGTGGTACGTCGCTCACCTGCTCGGCGAGCAGGAACGGGCCCGGCACGAGCTGGAGCTGCTGCTGCCGGGCGCGACCAAGCCGTACGTGGGCGACGCCGCGTTCCGCGAACTGACGGGGCCGGACGGCGAGTCGCTGCACACCCGGGACCGGGCGAGCTGCTGCATGTTCTACACGCTGCGCCCCAAGGACACCTGCGCCACCTGCCCGCGCACCTGTGACGCGGACCGCGTCGGCAAGCTGCTCGCCACGGCGGTCTGA
- a CDS encoding GntR family transcriptional regulator, translating into MKPSAQGPPGTGTGRARTAERAGAAGIPVQPRAADGDRDRAPGRAGPAGGVRGEHTHSEPLPPRPRVLVQRSSVRGQVLDALRTALVAGELRPGEVYSAPALGERFGVSATPVREAMQQLAQEGAVEVVPNRGFRVLERGDRELAELAEVRALIEVPVILRLARTVPAERWAELRPLAEATVRAASSGCPAAYAEADRGFHRAVLVLAGNDQLVRIAGDLHRRAQWPPAGAPAVRGRADLIADAHEHTALLDALIAGDLDVVRTLVGEHFTGA; encoded by the coding sequence GTGAAGCCGAGCGCGCAGGGGCCCCCAGGGACGGGCACCGGGCGGGCCCGCACCGCCGAGCGGGCCGGAGCGGCCGGCATACCCGTGCAGCCCCGCGCCGCGGACGGCGACCGGGACCGGGCCCCGGGGCGCGCGGGCCCTGCCGGGGGCGTACGCGGCGAGCACACGCACAGCGAACCCCTCCCGCCCCGCCCGCGCGTCCTCGTGCAGCGCTCCTCCGTACGCGGGCAGGTCCTCGACGCCCTGCGCACCGCGCTGGTGGCCGGCGAGCTGCGCCCCGGCGAGGTCTACTCGGCACCCGCGCTCGGCGAGCGGTTCGGCGTCTCGGCCACGCCCGTACGGGAGGCCATGCAGCAGCTCGCCCAGGAGGGCGCCGTCGAGGTCGTCCCCAACCGGGGCTTCCGCGTCCTCGAACGCGGCGACCGGGAGCTGGCCGAACTCGCCGAGGTCCGGGCGCTCATCGAGGTCCCCGTGATACTGCGCCTGGCCCGGACCGTCCCCGCCGAACGCTGGGCGGAGCTGCGCCCCCTCGCCGAGGCCACCGTCCGGGCCGCGTCGTCCGGCTGCCCGGCGGCCTACGCCGAGGCCGACCGCGGCTTCCACCGCGCGGTGCTCGTGCTGGCCGGCAACGACCAGCTCGTCCGGATCGCCGGTGACCTGCACCGCCGCGCCCAGTGGCCGCCGGCCGGCGCCCCCGCGGTACGGGGGCGGGCCGACCTGATCGCCGACGCGCACGAACACACGGCGCTGCTGGACGCGCTGATCGCCGGCGACCTGGACGTGGTGCGGACCCTGGTGGGGGAGCACTTCACGGGCGCCTAG
- a CDS encoding IS701 family transposase — protein sequence MKLGEVERLRGELAGFVADVFGSLPRRDQRRWGECYLRGLMLDGRRKSVQPMAERLPDGNMQALQQFVNQSPWDPLPVRRRTAERIAEVITPEVWVVDDVSFPKCGTASAGVARQYCGAVGKRANCQVAVSVHAATDTASCPLNWQLYLPREWTDDPDRCRRAGVPDDIVHQEKWRLALGLLDTLGEWQLKAPVVVADAGYGVSTPFRIGLEQRGLSYVLALTGKEVAHREDAEPHQPAYGGLGPPTLARYRTSPRAVSVLAVEAGAGRFTEVTWRQGSKGAMASRFAVLTVRPAGKQSLASAQEAGGGRSRWDGVLPAQTLLVEWPEGQDAPTGYWISNLPATTPVADLVRWAKMRWRIEHDYRELKHGLGLDHFEGRTWRGWHHHVTLVTAAQAFLTLRRLDPKAHTPA from the coding sequence GTGAAGCTGGGGGAAGTGGAACGGCTCCGGGGCGAGTTAGCGGGGTTTGTTGCCGATGTGTTCGGGTCGTTGCCGCGTCGGGATCAGCGGCGTTGGGGCGAGTGTTATCTGCGGGGCCTGATGCTCGATGGCCGGCGGAAGTCGGTCCAGCCGATGGCCGAGCGGCTGCCGGACGGGAACATGCAGGCCCTGCAGCAGTTCGTGAACCAGTCGCCGTGGGACCCGCTGCCGGTCAGACGGCGGACCGCCGAGCGGATCGCCGAGGTGATCACGCCCGAGGTGTGGGTTGTCGACGACGTGTCGTTCCCCAAGTGCGGCACCGCGTCGGCCGGCGTTGCACGCCAGTACTGCGGAGCCGTCGGCAAGCGGGCGAACTGCCAGGTCGCGGTCAGCGTCCACGCCGCCACCGACACCGCGTCCTGCCCGTTGAACTGGCAGCTGTATCTGCCGCGCGAGTGGACGGACGATCCGGACCGATGCCGCAGGGCGGGAGTACCCGACGACATCGTCCACCAGGAGAAATGGCGTCTCGCGCTCGGCCTGCTCGACACGCTCGGCGAGTGGCAGCTGAAGGCGCCGGTGGTGGTCGCCGACGCCGGCTACGGCGTCAGCACCCCCTTCCGGATCGGTCTCGAACAGCGTGGGCTGTCCTATGTTCTCGCCCTGACCGGGAAGGAAGTCGCCCACCGGGAGGATGCCGAGCCGCACCAGCCCGCTTACGGCGGGCTCGGTCCGCCGACGCTGGCCCGCTACCGCACTTCGCCACGAGCCGTCTCGGTCCTCGCGGTCGAGGCCGGTGCCGGCCGGTTCACCGAGGTGACCTGGCGACAGGGCAGCAAGGGCGCGATGGCCTCACGGTTCGCGGTGCTGACCGTGAGGCCTGCGGGCAAGCAGTCCCTGGCCTCAGCCCAGGAGGCGGGCGGCGGCCGCAGCAGGTGGGACGGCGTCCTGCCCGCCCAGACACTCCTGGTCGAATGGCCGGAGGGCCAGGACGCTCCGACCGGGTACTGGATATCGAATCTGCCCGCCACCACCCCGGTCGCTGACCTGGTGCGTTGGGCGAAGATGCGCTGGCGGATCGAGCACGACTACCGCGAACTCAAGCACGGTCTGGGCCTGGACCACTTCGAGGGCCGCACCTGGCGCGGCTGGCACCACCACGTCACGCTCGTCACCGCCGCTCAGGCATTCCTCACCCTCAGGCGGCTCGACCCAAAAGCCCACACACCGGCCTGA
- a CDS encoding DNRLRE domain-containing protein — translation MGVRLVHTRISRTRKRRTGQLAVGAALLVLVEGSLAVGVAGAAPQSVSEETSTAQPAKRPSGATDSQAAARKKALRAKGSLGWAIAQAKSSGKKIAATDETTATTSTVANPDGTVTTELTAGPERVWRDGAWRKVDVTLIKSADGSVRAKEHPNGLRLAGKGGSRPKSISAAQGSSARDLVTLGSGEDRVTLQWKGGLPEPQLDGTRARYQDAVPGADVLVEATRTGFEQFVEIAEKPANGNFAYTLPLQAKGMTAKAGNDDSVVFTDAETGDVRATMPAPVMWDSAVDKVSGEHTRRARVGMEVVDKGRGEIDLVVTPDADFLADEKTQYPVTVDPSTSALASAFDTYVQQGETVDWSNDVELDLGNPGTTNADGTPRTARSFITWDTTPIQDALIIDTNLSMWNFHSGNTNCSVQGWTVWDTSAPSTSSRWTNQPTWKQQYHSSTETRGNPGCTGSQPDGWINADVDTLVQTWASAKATRGHMGLRAATDAVTAWKRVNSANASTNQPKLTVTYNYRPQDGTAQQAGPPFRSHEGVWGVNTLTPTLRDKFEDADGDRVSGSFQVYDAETNTPITTPAGDGVLISEYVEPGEWATVQVPDELTDDKAYKFRTNAYDGTHYNLGWSPWRTFVVETAASGVPTNLQPGDSYTINDPELIADPARIEEVMNRDGNLEALGVLPRTGPSAAEPTETKAVWERTYTAPSDRFIRGRKPENNGLDPYDYIADIDECVNADDSDNRAGWIKNRFSYCQETLTVMPAIRCGLWPPGCYVKGLFISRNTLIGYGKIGGLDASPYTRYVEFDFNIDVKTTNGDFSKPGSKLKATLECEGDWAIGVPSTARDEDACFTGLYEGREDSPNQWNANGDTKFDLWSFAPKMPNVADGDQIATGLFTPILEFTIPGYGQVIPSEGEEGEVRFDSAAYNQRAQLGSVFPDATPALRYDRSDKSVPNTAGEPYLGVAAAADHIGDTLDDPSSTYPTKTDKNIPGGDPLDPLHRLVPGYGVTERDRYDANRALVSSTCNSSGMPGRPAEGESLDCDEFPFASSYEGAARHQYEGDQYRNDFSVRYIDPTENQEAGRRLGAWYDNDRILSHDPYIIRIGD, via the coding sequence ATGGGCGTGCGGTTGGTGCACACGCGAATATCGCGTACCAGAAAAAGACGGACGGGACAGCTGGCGGTGGGTGCTGCTCTGCTGGTCCTCGTGGAAGGCTCCCTCGCTGTGGGGGTCGCGGGCGCTGCTCCACAGTCCGTGTCAGAGGAGACCTCCACGGCACAGCCCGCGAAGCGGCCGTCCGGCGCCACGGACAGCCAGGCAGCCGCGAGGAAGAAGGCGCTACGGGCCAAGGGCTCCCTCGGCTGGGCAATTGCTCAGGCGAAGAGCAGCGGCAAGAAGATCGCCGCGACTGACGAGACGACCGCCACGACATCCACGGTGGCCAACCCGGACGGCACGGTGACCACTGAACTCACCGCAGGCCCCGAGCGGGTGTGGCGGGACGGTGCCTGGCGGAAGGTCGATGTGACCCTCATCAAGTCCGCCGACGGCTCGGTGCGAGCTAAAGAGCATCCCAACGGCCTGCGCCTTGCGGGGAAAGGTGGCTCCCGGCCCAAGTCGATCAGCGCCGCGCAGGGTTCTTCAGCGCGCGACCTGGTCACTCTGGGCAGTGGCGAGGACCGCGTCACTCTCCAGTGGAAGGGCGGACTGCCCGAACCGCAACTCGATGGCACACGCGCCCGCTACCAGGACGCAGTCCCCGGCGCGGATGTGCTCGTCGAGGCGACACGGACCGGCTTTGAGCAGTTCGTCGAGATAGCCGAGAAGCCGGCCAACGGAAACTTCGCGTATACGCTGCCGCTCCAGGCCAAGGGCATGACTGCCAAGGCCGGCAACGACGACTCGGTGGTGTTCACCGACGCCGAAACCGGCGATGTGCGTGCCACCATGCCCGCACCGGTGATGTGGGACTCGGCCGTCGACAAGGTGTCCGGCGAGCACACTCGACGAGCACGCGTGGGCATGGAGGTCGTGGACAAGGGGCGGGGCGAGATCGACCTGGTCGTCACCCCAGATGCCGACTTCCTCGCCGACGAGAAGACGCAGTACCCGGTCACGGTCGATCCCTCCACCTCCGCCCTCGCCAGTGCCTTCGACACGTACGTGCAGCAGGGCGAGACGGTCGACTGGTCCAACGACGTCGAACTCGACCTCGGCAACCCGGGAACCACCAACGCGGACGGAACGCCCCGCACCGCGCGCTCCTTCATCACCTGGGACACCACTCCCATCCAGGACGCGCTGATCATAGACACGAACCTGTCGATGTGGAACTTCCACTCCGGCAACACCAACTGTTCCGTTCAGGGTTGGACGGTCTGGGACACGAGTGCACCGTCGACCTCGTCACGGTGGACGAACCAACCGACGTGGAAGCAGCAGTACCACTCGTCCACCGAGACACGCGGAAACCCGGGCTGCACCGGCAGCCAGCCGGACGGATGGATCAACGCCGACGTCGACACGCTCGTGCAGACCTGGGCGTCCGCCAAGGCGACCCGCGGACACATGGGCCTGCGCGCGGCCACTGACGCCGTCACTGCCTGGAAGCGTGTCAACTCGGCTAATGCGTCGACGAATCAGCCCAAGCTGACGGTCACATACAACTACCGGCCGCAGGACGGAACGGCCCAGCAGGCCGGCCCGCCCTTCAGGTCCCACGAGGGCGTGTGGGGGGTCAACACCCTCACCCCGACCCTCAGGGACAAGTTCGAGGACGCGGACGGTGACCGGGTCAGCGGCAGCTTCCAGGTCTACGACGCGGAGACCAACACGCCGATCACCACCCCGGCCGGGGACGGCGTACTCATCTCCGAATACGTGGAGCCCGGCGAATGGGCGACCGTGCAGGTCCCGGACGAACTGACGGACGACAAGGCGTACAAGTTCCGCACCAACGCCTACGACGGCACCCACTACAACCTGGGCTGGTCCCCGTGGCGGACGTTCGTCGTGGAGACCGCAGCGTCCGGCGTGCCCACCAACCTCCAGCCCGGCGACTCCTACACGATCAATGACCCCGAATTGATCGCCGATCCCGCTCGGATCGAGGAAGTCATGAACCGGGACGGTAACCTCGAGGCCCTTGGGGTTCTGCCGCGCACCGGGCCTTCGGCAGCCGAGCCGACGGAGACGAAGGCCGTCTGGGAGCGTACCTACACGGCTCCCAGCGACCGGTTCATACGCGGTCGCAAGCCGGAGAACAACGGGCTCGACCCGTACGACTACATCGCCGACATCGACGAATGCGTGAATGCCGACGACTCCGACAACAGAGCCGGCTGGATCAAGAACCGCTTCTCGTACTGCCAGGAGACCCTGACAGTCATGCCGGCCATCCGCTGTGGTCTGTGGCCGCCCGGGTGCTACGTCAAGGGCCTCTTCATCTCACGGAACACACTCATTGGGTACGGAAAAATCGGCGGCCTCGACGCCAGCCCCTACACCCGTTACGTCGAGTTCGACTTCAACATCGACGTGAAAACCACCAACGGCGACTTCAGCAAGCCAGGATCCAAGCTGAAGGCCACCCTGGAATGCGAGGGCGACTGGGCCATCGGAGTCCCGTCGACGGCCAGGGATGAGGACGCGTGTTTCACCGGACTCTACGAGGGCCGTGAGGACTCCCCCAACCAGTGGAACGCCAACGGCGACACCAAATTCGATCTGTGGTCATTCGCACCCAAGATGCCCAACGTCGCCGACGGCGACCAGATCGCCACGGGACTGTTCACACCGATCCTCGAGTTCACCATCCCGGGCTACGGTCAGGTCATTCCCTCTGAAGGCGAAGAAGGAGAGGTGCGCTTCGACAGCGCCGCCTACAATCAACGGGCACAGCTCGGGTCCGTGTTCCCCGACGCCACACCCGCCTTGCGCTACGACAGAAGTGACAAGAGCGTGCCCAACACAGCCGGCGAGCCGTACCTCGGAGTTGCCGCGGCGGCGGACCACATCGGCGACACCCTCGATGACCCGAGCAGCACCTACCCGACGAAAACCGACAAGAATATACCCGGCGGGGATCCCTTGGACCCGTTGCACCGCCTGGTGCCGGGCTATGGGGTGACCGAGCGGGACCGCTATGACGCCAATCGTGCACTCGTCTCATCCACCTGCAACAGTAGCGGCATGCCAGGACGACCCGCCGAAGGGGAGAGTCTCGACTGCGACGAATTCCCCTTCGCGTCGAGCTACGAGGGCGCTGCCCGTCACCAGTACGAAGGTGACCAGTACCGCAACGACTTCTCTGTCCGCTACATCGACCCAACAGAGAACCAGGAAGCCGGTCGTCGTCTCGGCGCCTGGTACGACAACGACCGCATTCTGAGCCACGACCCGTACATCATCCGTATCGGCGACTGA
- a CDS encoding IS701 family transposase, producing the protein MKLGEVERLRGELAGFVADVFGSLPRRDQRRWGECYLRGLMLDGRRKSVQPMAERLPDGNMQALQQFVNQSPWDPLPVRRRTAERIAEVITPEVWVVDDVSFPKCGTASAGVARQYCGAVGKRANCQVAVSVHAATDTASCPLNWQLYLPREWTDDPDRCRRAGVPDDIVHQEKWRLALGLLDTLGEWQLKAPVVVADAGYGVSTPFRIGLEQRGLSYVLALTGKEVAHREDAEPHQPAYGGLGPPTLARYRTSPRAVSVLAVEAGAGRFTEVTWRQGSKGPMASRFAVLTVRPAGKQSLASAQEAGGGRSRWDGVLPTQTLLVEWPEGHDAPTGYWISNLPATTPVADLVRWAKMRWRIEHDYRELKHGLGLDHFEGRTWRGWHHHVTLVTAAQAFLTLRRLDPKAHTPA; encoded by the coding sequence GTGAAGCTGGGGGAAGTGGAACGGCTCCGGGGCGAGTTAGCGGGGTTTGTTGCCGATGTGTTCGGGTCGTTGCCGCGTCGGGATCAGCGGCGTTGGGGCGAGTGTTATCTGCGGGGCCTGATGCTCGATGGCCGGCGGAAGTCGGTCCAGCCGATGGCCGAGCGGCTGCCGGACGGGAACATGCAGGCCCTGCAGCAGTTCGTGAACCAGTCGCCGTGGGACCCGCTGCCGGTCAGACGGCGGACCGCCGAGCGGATCGCCGAGGTGATCACGCCCGAGGTGTGGGTTGTCGACGACGTGTCGTTCCCCAAGTGCGGCACCGCGTCGGCCGGCGTTGCACGCCAGTACTGCGGAGCCGTCGGCAAGCGGGCGAACTGCCAGGTCGCGGTCAGCGTCCACGCCGCCACCGACACCGCGTCCTGCCCGTTGAACTGGCAGCTGTATCTGCCGCGCGAGTGGACGGACGATCCGGACCGATGCCGCAGGGCGGGAGTACCCGACGACATCGTCCACCAGGAGAAATGGCGTCTCGCGCTCGGCCTGCTCGACACGCTCGGCGAGTGGCAGCTGAAGGCGCCGGTGGTGGTCGCCGACGCCGGCTACGGCGTCAGCACCCCCTTCCGGATCGGTCTCGAACAGCGTGGGCTGTCCTATGTTCTCGCCCTGACCGGGAAGGAAGTCGCCCACCGGGAGGATGCCGAGCCGCACCAGCCCGCTTACGGCGGGCTCGGTCCGCCGACGCTGGCCCGCTACCGCACTTCGCCACGAGCCGTCTCGGTCCTCGCGGTCGAGGCCGGCGCCGGCCGGTTCACCGAGGTGACCTGGCGACAGGGCAGCAAGGGCCCGATGGCCTCACGGTTCGCGGTGCTGACCGTGAGGCCTGCGGGCAAGCAGTCCCTGGCCTCAGCCCAGGAGGCGGGCGGCGGCCGCAGCAGGTGGGACGGCGTCCTGCCCACCCAGACACTCCTGGTCGAATGGCCGGAGGGCCACGACGCTCCGACCGGGTACTGGATATCGAATCTGCCCGCCACCACCCCGGTCGCTGACCTGGTGCGTTGGGCGAAGATGCGCTGGCGGATCGAGCACGACTACCGCGAACTCAAGCACGGTCTGGGCCTGGACCACTTCGAGGGCCGCACCTGGCGCGGCTGGCACCACCACGTCACGCTCGTCACCGCCGCTCAGGCATTCCTCACCCTCAGGCGGCTCGACCCAAAAGCCCACACACCGGCCTGA